A portion of the Collinsella aerofaciens genome contains these proteins:
- the mtnN gene encoding 5'-methylthioadenosine/S-adenosylhomocysteine nucleosidase — protein MATIAIIGALEKEIMQIKEELSDVCEAREAGLTVVSGELDGLTVVATTAGMGTVNAAAATQHLISKYAPQAVVFSGIAGGLNPKLHIDDVVIGKRLRYLDTDTALIAESAPGLEEFGSTPALVDIAVDVLAERGFVDASTNAVASNEGTKQFLVGTIATGNRFVTGAAMRNDAIEATHADCVGMEGAAIAHVATKNGVDCLVLRAISDNCDEAYDAICDREFDLFEYARVASNITLDIVRRIAAAQ, from the coding sequence ATGGCTACCATCGCGATTATCGGTGCGCTCGAAAAAGAGATCATGCAGATTAAGGAAGAGCTGAGCGACGTTTGCGAGGCGCGGGAGGCAGGCTTGACCGTTGTGAGCGGTGAGCTCGACGGTCTGACAGTTGTCGCCACAACGGCGGGCATGGGCACGGTGAACGCCGCCGCTGCAACACAGCACCTCATTAGCAAGTATGCTCCGCAGGCTGTTGTGTTTTCGGGCATTGCGGGCGGTTTGAACCCCAAGCTCCATATCGACGACGTGGTCATTGGCAAACGCCTGCGCTATCTGGATACCGATACCGCGCTTATCGCCGAGTCCGCACCGGGGCTCGAGGAGTTTGGCTCGACACCCGCGCTGGTCGATATTGCCGTCGACGTGCTTGCTGAGCGTGGGTTCGTTGATGCTTCAACAAATGCAGTCGCTTCGAACGAGGGCACCAAGCAGTTCCTGGTCGGCACGATTGCCACGGGTAACCGCTTTGTGACGGGCGCCGCCATGCGCAACGACGCTATCGAGGCGACGCATGCCGATTGTGTCGGCATGGAGGGCGCGGCAATTGCCCATGTCGCAACCAAAAATGGTGTCGATTGCCTGGTGTTGCGCGCTATCAGCGATAATTGTGACGAGGCGTACGATGCAATTTGCGACCGAGAGTTCGATCTGTTCGAGTACGCGCGTGTCGCAAGTAACATCACGCTCGATATCGTCCGCCGCATTGCCGCTGCGCAATAG